From a single Crateriforma spongiae genomic region:
- a CDS encoding metallophosphoesterase family protein encodes MHSPALSRRRLFPVLAAGSITIASSALSEVPVAGPPVTFGLIADPHVGLAKNAQDRLGMFLDRMSTASPDSLIQLGDFAFPEPRHQRLVDSFNEITKHPIHVIGNHDLDFGHTPDACVESWGIPGRFYRHDVGPLCVLVLDGNDKGSPTHDQHGGYPSYVGPEQLEWLDQSLADADRPVVVCSHQPLAGRAAVDNADAVRKILEAHRRKVVLCLNGHTHIDQLLEISGIPYLHVNSASYHWVGGPRKWVSYADPLFATLVVDPFKRLVTIQGRSSHWVGDPPAEAEQDSSNAIVPQIRSRSIIAG; translated from the coding sequence ATGCATTCCCCAGCCCTCTCGCGACGTCGATTATTCCCCGTGCTTGCGGCCGGCAGCATCACGATCGCATCATCCGCCTTGTCCGAAGTACCGGTTGCCGGTCCCCCGGTCACCTTTGGATTGATCGCCGACCCGCACGTCGGGTTGGCAAAAAATGCTCAAGATCGCCTAGGCATGTTTCTGGATCGCATGTCCACAGCGTCGCCCGATTCGCTGATTCAGTTGGGTGATTTTGCCTTCCCCGAGCCACGCCATCAGCGGCTGGTCGATTCGTTCAACGAGATCACCAAGCACCCGATTCACGTGATCGGAAATCACGATCTGGATTTTGGACACACGCCAGACGCCTGTGTCGAATCGTGGGGAATACCTGGACGTTTTTACCGCCATGACGTCGGCCCATTGTGCGTGCTGGTGCTGGACGGCAATGACAAGGGTTCTCCGACACACGATCAACATGGTGGATACCCGAGCTACGTCGGGCCCGAGCAACTGGAATGGCTGGACCAAAGTTTGGCTGACGCCGACCGGCCCGTCGTCGTTTGCAGTCATCAACCGCTTGCCGGACGAGCCGCCGTCGACAATGCCGATGCTGTTCGTAAAATCCTTGAAGCTCACCGTCGCAAGGTCGTGTTGTGCTTGAACGGACACACGCACATTGACCAACTGCTGGAGATCAGTGGCATCCCGTACCTGCATGTAAATTCGGCCTCGTATCATTGGGTGGGAGGACCACGAAAATGGGTCAGCTACGCAGATCCATTGTTTGCCACTTTGGTCGTCGACCCCTTCAAAAGACTGGTCACAATCCAAGGCCGATCGAGTCACTGGGTGGGCGATCCTCCCGCCGAAGCGGAACAGGATTCGTCGAACGCGATCGTTCCGCAGATCCGATCACGGTCGATCATCGCGGGCTAG
- a CDS encoding FAD-dependent oxidoreductase translates to MAASTAETAFPKLNENEMAIVSEVGDLREVADGTVLFREGDREFSFFVVREGTVRITEASSGKPNEIAVHGPGEFTGDVSMLTNRPSVVTAVAVGNCQLIEVPYCQVRQMIADLPELSDRLLDAFQVRRRMLEESGFLGIRVVGAANSGETLRFREFFYKNKVPYTFIDVASPQGQSAIKDWDIKDEQTPVIACSQNVIPRPSLAKVAECLGIARDVRSQPYDVVIVGAGPAGLAAAVYGASEGLETLLVDSVGPGGQAGQSSRIENYMGFPAGLPGTELANLGFLQAMKFNADFLAPVSVTSVTPTSDGMHEVQFCTGQSVRTKTILIATGVSYRRLPVDGADRFEGSGLYHSATTVESRSCRDSMAVVVGGGNSAGQAAMYLSGHASEVRLLIRGDNLRKSMSDYLARRIESNPNIHVMLNTEIDQLDGEDCVRQVVVRNNQDQSSQTLGCQAVFVFVGAKPHTDWLGDTVALDRRGFILTGPALRQADAWSASREPCELETSRPGIFAAGDVRSGTTKRCAFAAGDGALGITCVHQYLQNHVEHSATSDHPN, encoded by the coding sequence ATGGCAGCAAGCACGGCCGAAACGGCGTTTCCAAAGCTGAACGAGAATGAGATGGCGATCGTGTCCGAAGTCGGCGATCTTCGTGAGGTTGCCGATGGTACTGTGCTTTTCCGCGAAGGTGATCGTGAGTTTTCTTTCTTCGTTGTTCGCGAAGGAACCGTCCGCATCACTGAGGCGTCGTCGGGAAAACCAAACGAAATTGCGGTTCATGGCCCCGGGGAGTTTACCGGCGACGTATCAATGCTGACCAATCGGCCTTCGGTGGTAACGGCCGTGGCGGTCGGGAATTGCCAGTTGATCGAAGTGCCGTATTGTCAGGTCCGCCAGATGATTGCGGATCTTCCGGAATTGAGCGACCGTTTATTGGACGCCTTTCAGGTCCGTCGCCGAATGTTGGAGGAGTCTGGGTTTCTGGGAATCCGAGTCGTCGGCGCGGCCAATTCTGGTGAAACGTTACGCTTTCGCGAGTTCTTTTACAAAAACAAAGTGCCTTACACTTTTATCGATGTTGCCAGTCCCCAAGGGCAATCTGCGATCAAGGATTGGGACATCAAAGACGAACAAACACCCGTCATCGCATGCAGCCAGAATGTCATCCCGCGACCTTCGCTTGCAAAGGTCGCCGAGTGTTTGGGGATCGCCAGAGATGTCCGCAGTCAGCCTTACGATGTGGTCATCGTCGGGGCCGGGCCGGCCGGTTTGGCGGCAGCGGTTTACGGTGCCTCCGAAGGTTTGGAAACCTTGTTGGTCGATAGTGTCGGACCCGGCGGCCAAGCGGGGCAAAGTTCGCGCATCGAGAATTACATGGGGTTTCCGGCTGGTTTGCCGGGAACGGAATTGGCCAATCTTGGATTTCTCCAGGCCATGAAATTCAATGCTGATTTCTTGGCTCCCGTTTCGGTCACCTCGGTCACTCCGACATCCGACGGCATGCATGAGGTGCAATTTTGTACGGGACAATCGGTCAGGACCAAAACGATCCTGATCGCCACCGGCGTTTCTTACCGACGGTTGCCCGTCGATGGTGCCGATCGTTTCGAAGGATCGGGGCTTTACCATTCCGCAACCACCGTCGAATCGCGGTCATGTCGGGATTCGATGGCGGTGGTGGTGGGAGGCGGAAATTCCGCTGGTCAGGCAGCGATGTATCTGTCGGGGCATGCCAGCGAAGTTCGATTGCTGATTCGCGGAGACAACCTACGCAAGAGCATGTCTGACTACCTTGCGCGTCGAATCGAATCCAATCCGAACATTCACGTCATGTTGAATACGGAAATCGATCAGTTGGATGGTGAAGATTGCGTCCGGCAAGTTGTCGTTCGTAACAACCAAGATCAATCATCCCAAACGCTTGGTTGCCAGGCCGTTTTTGTGTTCGTCGGTGCCAAGCCGCACACCGATTGGCTGGGGGATACGGTGGCACTGGATCGTCGTGGTTTCATTTTGACGGGGCCTGCTTTAAGACAGGCGGACGCGTGGTCGGCGTCGCGTGAACCCTGCGAACTGGAAACCAGCCGACCAGGAATCTTTGCCGCCGGTGATGTCCGCAGCGGAACGACAAAGCGTTGTGCGTTTGCCGCGGGTGACGGCGCACTGGGAATCACCTGTGTTCACCAATACCTTCAAAACCATGTCGAACACTCGGCAACTTCGGATCACCCGAACTGA